From Pan troglodytes isolate AG18354 chromosome 9, NHGRI_mPanTro3-v2.0_pri, whole genome shotgun sequence, the proteins below share one genomic window:
- the LOC745955 gene encoding RNA polymerase II subunit A C-terminal domain phosphatase SSU72 like protein 2-like, producing the protein MLSSTLRVAVVCVSNVNRSMEAHSILRRKGLSVRSFGTESHVRLPGPRPDRPVVYDFATTYKEMYNDLLRKDRECYTRNGILHILGRNERIKPGPERFQDCTDFFDVIFTCEESVYDTVVEDLCSREQQTFQPVHVINMDIQDTLEDATLGAFLISEICQCLQQSDDMEDNLAELLLQMEEKAGKSFLHTVCFY; encoded by the coding sequence ATGCTCTCCTCCACACTCAGGGTGGCTGTGGTGTGCGTGAGCAATGTCAACAGGAGCATGGAGGCCCACAGCATCCTCAGGAGAAAAGGGCTAAGTGTCCGGTCTTTTGGAACTGAATCTCATGTGAGGCTACCAGGACCAAGACCCGATCGTCCTGTAGTTTATGATTTTGCAACAACATATAAGGAGATGTACAATGACCTCCTCAGGAAAGATAGAGAATGCTACACCCGCAACGGAATCTTACACATCTtgggaagaaatgagagaatCAAGCCCGGTCCAGAAAGGTTTCAGGACTGCACTGATTTCTTTGATGTCATCTTCACCTGTGAGGAGAGTGTCTATGACACAGTGGTGGAAGATCTGTGTTCCAGAGAACAGCAGACCTTTCAGCCTGTGCACGTGATCAACATGGACATCCAAGATACCCTGGAAGATGCCACCCTGGGAGCTTTCCTCATCTCTGAGATTTGCCAGTGCCTGCAGCAGTCAGACGACATGGAAGACAATCTGGCGGAGCTGCTGTTGCAAATGGAGGAGAAGGCAGGAAAAAGCTTTCTTCACACCGTCTGCTTCTACTGA